Below is a window of Streptomyces sp. NBC_00223 DNA.
AGCAGGCACGGCACTGGGAGCACCCCGGTCTGCCCGGCGTCGACCTGCTGCGCGCCCGCTACATTCGCCACACCTTCCCCCGGCACTCCCACGACGGCTATGTGATCGCTGCGGTCACCGGCGGGGTCGAGGGCATCGGGCTGCCCGGGGGCGGCGAGCGCGCCGGAGCGGGCGGTGTCGTACTGATCAACCCCGAGACCCCGCACTCGGCCTACGCGGGCGTGGCGGAGGGCTGGAGCTACCGGGTGCTGTACCCGGCGCCGTCGGTCGTGGCGGCCGTCGCGGCGGAGACCTCCACACTGCGCGGCACCCCCGCCTTCACGGTGTCCGTGCTGGACGACCCCGGGACCGCCCGCATGATCGCCGACGTCCACCGCGCCGCGGAAAGCGACAACGCCCTCGCCGCCGATACGTTTCTGCGCCTGGTCGTGGCACGGCTCCTGGCCCGGCACGGCGCCTCGCCCCCGGCGCGGGGCCCGGTGTCCGACGGCGGCCCCGGCGTCGCAGCCCGCGCCCGTGACCTGCTGGCGGCCCGGCTCACCGAGCCGCCCAGCCTCGGACAGCTCGCCGCCGAGGCCGGCATCAGCCCCTTCGCCCTGCTGCGGGCCTTCAAGAACGCCTACGGACTGCCGCCCCACGCCTGGCTGACCGGAGAGCGGGTCAGAGCCGCCCGTCGCTTCCTCGAAGCGGGGGCCGGCCCGGCCGAGACCGCGGCCGCCGTCGGCTTCACCGACCAGCCGCATCTCAACCGGCACTTCACCCGTATCGTCGGCGTCCCGCCGGGCGCGTACCAGCGCGAGCGCAAGAACGTACAAGACCGGCCGCCGGGCGCTGCCTAGCCTGACCGTGTGACTCCACCACCGATACCTGGCCGGGACGCCGAGCCGGAGCCGCCCGCGACCCGCGGTGCCGTAGTCCGCGACGCCCTCGGGGTGGGGGTCGCCGTCGGGCTCTCCGGGTTCGCCTTCGGCGTGACCTCGGCGGGTGCCGGGCTCTCCCTCGTGCAGACCTGCGCCCTGTCCCTGCTGGTCTTCACCGGCGCCTCGCAGTTCGCCCTGGTCGGCGCGCTCGGCGCGGGCGGCAGCCCCTTCGCCGCCGCGGCCGG
It encodes the following:
- a CDS encoding AraC family transcriptional regulator — its product is MTATSATSAREQARHWEHPGLPGVDLLRARYIRHTFPRHSHDGYVIAAVTGGVEGIGLPGGGERAGAGGVVLINPETPHSAYAGVAEGWSYRVLYPAPSVVAAVAAETSTLRGTPAFTVSVLDDPGTARMIADVHRAAESDNALAADTFLRLVVARLLARHGASPPARGPVSDGGPGVAARARDLLAARLTEPPSLGQLAAEAGISPFALLRAFKNAYGLPPHAWLTGERVRAARRFLEAGAGPAETAAAVGFTDQPHLNRHFTRIVGVPPGAYQRERKNVQDRPPGAA